A genomic window from Cricetulus griseus strain 17A/GY chromosome 4, alternate assembly CriGri-PICRH-1.0, whole genome shotgun sequence includes:
- the Foxb1 gene encoding forkhead box protein B1 has protein sequence MPRPGRNTYSDQKPPYSYISLTAMAIQSSPEKMLPLSEIYKFIMDRFPYYRENTQRWQNSLRHNLSFNDCFIKIPRRPDQPGKGSFWALHPSCGDMFENGSFLRRRKRFKVLKSDHLAPSKPADAAQYLQQQAKLRLSALAASGTHLPQMPAAAYNLGGVAQPSGFKHPFAIENIIAREYKMPGGLAFSAMQPVPAAYPLPNQLTTMGSSLGTGWPHVYGSAGMIDSATPISMASGDYSAYGVPLKPLCHAAGQTLPAIPVPIKPTPAAVPALPALPAPIPTLLSNSPPSLSPTSSQTATSQSSPATPSETLTSPASALHSVAVH, from the coding sequence ATGCCTCGGCCCGGCCGCAACACGTACAGCGACCAGAAGCCTCCCTACTCCTACATCtcgctgaccgccatggccatcCAGAGCTCTCCGGAGAAGATGCTGCCGCTCAGCGAGATCTACAAGTTCATCATGGACCGCTTCCCCTACTACCGGGAGAACACGCAGCGCTGGCAGAACAGCCTGCGCCACAACCTCTCCTTCAACGACTGCTTCATCAAGATCCCTCGGAGGCCGGACCAGCCGGGGAAGGGCAGCTTCTGGGCGCTGCATCCCAGCTGCGGGGACATGTTCGAGAACGGCAGTTTCCTGCGGCGCCGCAAGCGCTTCAAGGTACTCAAGTCTGACCACCTGGCACCCAGCAAGCCAGCGGACGCCGCGCAGTACCTCCAGCAGCAGGCTAAGCTGCGGCTCAGCGCGCTGGCCGCCTCCGGCACGCATCTGCCGCAGATGCCGGCCGCTGCCTACAACCTGGGCGGTGTGGCGCAGCCCTCTGGCTTCAAGCATCCCTTCGCCATAGAGAACATCATCGCCAGGGAGTACAAGATGCCTGGTGGACTGGCCTTCTCTGCCATGCAGCCGGTTCCTGCTGCCTACCCGCTCCCCAACCAGTTGACTACCATGGGCAGCTCCCTGGGCACAGGCTGGCCACATGTGTACGGTTCAGCGGGTATGATCGACTCGGCCACCCCCATCTCCATGGCAAGTGGCGACTACAGCGCCTATGGAGTGCCGCTGAAGCCTCTGTGCCACGCCGCGGGTCAGACGCTGCCCGCCATCCCGGTACCCATCAAGCCCACGCCGGCCGCAGTGCCCGCGCTGCCAGCGCTGCCCGCGCCCATACCCACTTTGCTCTCGAACTCGCCGCCTTCGCTTAGCCCCACTTCCTCGCAAACAGCCACTAGCCAAAGCAGCCCTGCCACTCCTAGCGAGACACTCACCAGCCCGGCCTCCGCTTTGCACTCGGTGGCAGTGCACTGA